The SAR324 cluster bacterium genome includes a window with the following:
- the glgB gene encoding 1,4-alpha-glucan branching protein GlgB: MSRIKLSDAEKDALVAANFQTPRSVLGFHEVKRTTQPPVWVIRVLEHDAASIQVLWEEQEPLSMEKIHDGGLFELVMAPLKELTPYKLKITYVNGVEVLRNDPYYFTPQLTEYDCYLFNQGNHHQIYRKLGSHPTNIEGVDGVLFAVWAPNAQRVSVVGDFNLWDGRKNPMHLVGHSGIWEVFIPHVKQGAFYKYEIKDRHGSIRLKTDPYCVAMEQRPSTASMVYDLEGHQWNDRGWLDHRKNSNIYKEPVSIYEVHLGSWRRVPHEENRFLTYREAADQLIPYVKDMGYTHIELLPVAEHPLDASWGYQVIGFFAVTSRFGTPHDFMYFVDRCHQEGIGVLVDWVPGHFPKDETGLVYFDGTHLYEHEDTRKGEHLEWGTLVFNYGRHEVSNFLISNALFWFDVYHIDGIRVDAVASMLYLDYGRKEGEWLPNKYGGKENVDAIDFMRRLNEVLFSYHQGILTVAEESTSWTGVTHPTYTGGLGFNFKWNMGWMNDTLRYMSKTPVYRKYDHHLITFSLMYAFSENFILPISHDEVVHGKSSLLSKMPGDAWQQRANFRLYLFFQMAHPGKQLLFMGSEFGQWLEWSEARSLDWHLLEFHEHRQLQDFCRENNWFYRRYPTLYTNDFSWKGFEWIDLHDNDNSVLSFLRRGDENTQDPPIIFVINATPVPRNQYMIGVPDSGLYHKIFDTDSPRFGGSGYNRQDTIHSGSLEWQGRPYSLCLDLPPLAGVAFSLKQ, encoded by the coding sequence ATGTCACGTATAAAATTATCGGACGCAGAAAAAGATGCTTTGGTTGCAGCTAATTTCCAAACACCACGATCAGTATTAGGTTTTCATGAAGTAAAAAGAACCACTCAACCACCGGTCTGGGTAATTCGGGTACTGGAACATGACGCTGCTTCGATTCAAGTGTTGTGGGAGGAGCAGGAACCTCTGAGCATGGAAAAAATTCATGATGGGGGATTGTTCGAACTGGTCATGGCACCCCTGAAAGAACTGACCCCCTATAAATTAAAAATTACTTATGTCAATGGCGTTGAAGTGTTACGGAACGATCCCTATTATTTCACACCCCAGTTGACAGAATATGACTGTTATCTGTTCAATCAGGGAAATCACCATCAGATCTACAGAAAACTGGGATCACACCCCACAAACATCGAAGGCGTGGACGGTGTATTATTCGCGGTTTGGGCACCCAATGCCCAGCGGGTGAGTGTTGTGGGCGATTTTAATTTATGGGATGGCCGTAAAAATCCGATGCATCTGGTTGGACATTCAGGAATCTGGGAAGTATTCATCCCTCATGTGAAGCAAGGCGCTTTCTACAAATATGAGATCAAGGACAGACACGGAAGTATCCGTCTGAAAACAGACCCGTATTGTGTGGCAATGGAGCAACGACCCTCCACGGCATCCATGGTCTATGATCTCGAGGGACATCAATGGAATGACCGTGGTTGGCTTGATCACAGAAAAAACAGCAATATTTACAAGGAACCTGTCAGTATTTATGAAGTACATCTGGGTTCATGGAGAAGGGTACCCCATGAAGAAAACCGGTTTCTGACATATCGTGAAGCCGCTGATCAATTGATTCCGTATGTCAAGGATATGGGATACACCCACATTGAACTTCTGCCCGTTGCGGAACATCCGCTGGATGCCTCATGGGGCTATCAGGTTATCGGTTTTTTTGCCGTAACATCAAGGTTTGGAACACCTCATGATTTTATGTATTTCGTGGATCGGTGTCATCAGGAAGGTATCGGTGTGCTCGTTGATTGGGTTCCCGGACATTTCCCCAAGGATGAAACCGGTCTCGTCTATTTTGATGGAACGCATCTGTATGAACATGAGGATACCCGTAAAGGTGAACACCTGGAATGGGGAACTCTGGTTTTTAATTATGGCCGTCATGAAGTATCCAATTTTCTAATCTCAAATGCTTTGTTCTGGTTTGATGTTTACCATATTGATGGAATCCGGGTCGATGCCGTTGCCTCCATGCTTTATCTGGATTATGGCCGGAAAGAAGGGGAATGGCTTCCTAACAAATATGGTGGAAAAGAAAATGTGGACGCGATTGATTTCATGCGGCGTCTGAATGAAGTGCTGTTCAGCTATCATCAGGGTATTTTGACTGTGGCTGAAGAATCAACCTCATGGACTGGAGTGACTCATCCCACTTACACAGGAGGACTCGGGTTCAACTTCAAATGGAATATGGGGTGGATGAATGACACGTTGCGATATATGTCCAAAACCCCGGTCTACCGTAAATATGATCATCATCTGATCACTTTTTCTCTCATGTATGCCTTCTCTGAAAACTTCATTCTGCCGATTTCGCATGATGAAGTGGTTCATGGAAAATCTTCGCTTCTCAGCAAAATGCCAGGTGATGCCTGGCAGCAAAGAGCCAATTTCCGGCTGTATCTGTTTTTCCAGATGGCACATCCCGGAAAACAGTTATTGTTCATGGGGTCCGAGTTTGGTCAATGGCTCGAATGGAGCGAAGCACGAAGTCTTGACTGGCACTTGCTGGAATTCCACGAACATCGACAGTTGCAGGACTTTTGCCGCGAAAACAACTGGTTCTATCGCCGATATCCCACGCTGTACACCAATGATTTCAGTTGGAAAGGTTTTGAATGGATTGATCTGCATGATAATGACAACAGCGTGCTTTCCTTTTTAAGACGAGGCGACGAAAACACTCAGGACCCACCCATCATTTTTGTGATAAACGCAACACCCGTTCCCAGAAACCAGTACATGATCGGTGTCCCTGACAGTGGACTCTACCATAAAATTTTTGACACGGATTCTCCCCGTTTTGGTGGAAGTGGTTACAACAGGCAGGATACCATTCATAGCGGTTCACTGGAGTGGCAGGGTCGCCCATACTCACTTTGTCTCGATCTTCCCCCTCTGGCTGGAGTCGCCTTTAGTTTGAAACAATAA
- a CDS encoding glycogen/starch/alpha-glucan phosphorylase, with product MSAQETNKLWQHIAGYRKMDKDSFIESIANHLEFSLCKNRYTVDNFDIYYSLALSVRDRMVELWNDTQQTYHNENAKRVYYLSLEYLMGRSLSNSLINLGIYDTCKQALAEIGYDINDIEELEHDAGLGNGGLGRLAACFLDSMATLQLPAYGYGIRYEYGIFNQKIENCEQVEHPDNWLRDGYPWEIPRWDMVFPVQFFGRVHEYVDSNGKKRYELRDTQDVMAMAYDVPIPGFKNHTVNNLRLWSARPTKEFDFHMFNKGDYFKAVEEEQKSETLSKVLYPNDKGFAGKELRLKQQFFFVSASLQDLIRRYKTDNQSFDKFPDQVAIQLNDTHPSIAVPELMRLLIDIEGLEWDTAWDITKKVFAYTNHTVLPEALERWPLDMLGNLLPRQLQIIYLINHNFLQEVRKQFPGDESLIGRVSLVSESGGRQIIMPHLAIVGSHAVNGVSALHTELLKTTVLKDFYAIYPEKFQNKTNGITPRRWLRECNQELSALITSKIGEGWVTNLDELKKLIPLADDKNFQKAWQNVKLTKKKQFAQWLKDNKNIEINPNSMFDVQIKRIHEYKRQLLNILHVITMYSRIISNPNGKHVPRTVILGGKAAPGYYMAKLMIQLANDVARTINNNPAVGDKLRVVFVENYGVSLAEKIMPATELSQHISTAGTEASGTGNMKFCLNGAIIIGTLDGANIEIMEEVGEENTFIFGLKTPEVMALQAQGYNPRVYYQAHEELQKALEMINTGYFNRNDPHLYNDIYNSLVFDDQYLLLADYASYIACQEKVSETYSDQAKWTRMSILNTANMGKFSSDRTIDEYAKDIWDVKPVKIRPVGQKIR from the coding sequence ATGTCAGCACAAGAAACTAACAAATTATGGCAACACATTGCGGGTTACCGCAAGATGGACAAAGACTCTTTCATTGAGTCAATCGCGAATCACCTGGAATTTTCCCTGTGTAAAAACCGTTACACTGTAGATAACTTTGATATTTACTACAGCTTGGCTCTTTCAGTGAGAGACCGGATGGTGGAACTCTGGAATGATACGCAGCAGACCTACCACAATGAAAATGCCAAACGAGTTTATTATTTATCCCTGGAATATCTGATGGGACGCAGTTTGTCCAACAGTCTGATCAATCTGGGGATCTATGATACTTGCAAACAGGCTCTTGCGGAAATTGGCTATGACATCAACGATATTGAAGAACTGGAGCATGATGCCGGACTTGGCAACGGTGGATTAGGCCGCTTGGCCGCCTGTTTCCTGGATTCGATGGCAACCTTGCAGTTGCCGGCCTATGGTTACGGAATTCGCTATGAATACGGAATTTTCAATCAGAAAATCGAAAATTGTGAGCAGGTCGAGCATCCGGACAACTGGTTGAGGGATGGTTACCCGTGGGAAATTCCACGCTGGGACATGGTTTTTCCTGTTCAGTTCTTCGGGCGGGTGCATGAATATGTGGATTCCAACGGAAAAAAACGCTATGAACTGAGGGACACCCAGGACGTTATGGCAATGGCGTATGATGTGCCGATTCCCGGCTTCAAAAACCATACAGTCAATAATTTACGCCTCTGGTCAGCTCGCCCCACCAAGGAATTTGATTTCCACATGTTCAATAAAGGCGATTATTTCAAAGCCGTTGAAGAAGAACAGAAAAGTGAGACTCTTTCTAAAGTACTGTATCCCAACGACAAGGGCTTTGCAGGCAAAGAACTGCGTTTGAAGCAGCAGTTTTTCTTTGTTTCAGCCTCACTTCAGGATCTCATCCGCCGTTATAAAACAGACAATCAGTCTTTTGACAAATTCCCGGATCAGGTGGCCATTCAATTGAATGACACCCATCCATCGATTGCTGTTCCGGAATTGATGCGATTGCTGATTGATATTGAAGGACTGGAATGGGATACCGCATGGGACATCACCAAAAAAGTCTTTGCCTATACCAACCATACTGTTTTACCTGAAGCTCTTGAAAGATGGCCTCTCGACATGCTTGGCAACCTTCTGCCACGACAATTGCAGATCATTTATCTGATCAACCATAATTTCCTTCAGGAAGTTCGGAAGCAGTTTCCAGGCGATGAGTCATTGATTGGCCGGGTTTCTCTGGTGAGTGAGAGTGGTGGTCGTCAAATCATCATGCCTCATCTGGCAATTGTTGGCAGTCACGCTGTAAACGGGGTTTCCGCATTGCACACTGAACTGTTGAAAACCACGGTCCTCAAAGATTTTTACGCCATTTATCCTGAAAAATTTCAGAATAAAACCAATGGCATCACTCCTCGACGCTGGTTGCGTGAATGCAATCAGGAGTTGTCAGCGCTGATCACCAGTAAAATTGGTGAAGGCTGGGTGACCAATCTGGACGAACTGAAAAAATTGATTCCGTTGGCGGATGACAAAAATTTTCAGAAAGCCTGGCAGAATGTCAAACTGACCAAAAAGAAACAGTTTGCCCAATGGCTCAAGGATAATAAAAATATTGAGATCAATCCTAATTCAATGTTTGATGTTCAAATCAAACGGATTCATGAATATAAACGGCAATTGCTCAATATTCTGCACGTTATCACCATGTATTCCCGAATCATCAGTAATCCGAATGGCAAGCATGTCCCTCGGACGGTGATTTTAGGCGGAAAAGCGGCTCCGGGCTATTACATGGCCAAGTTGATGATTCAACTGGCGAATGATGTGGCACGTACCATCAATAACAATCCTGCGGTTGGTGATAAACTGCGAGTCGTCTTTGTGGAAAACTATGGCGTGTCTCTTGCCGAAAAAATCATGCCGGCTACCGAACTCTCCCAGCATATTTCCACGGCGGGAACAGAAGCGTCCGGAACAGGAAACATGAAGTTCTGCCTCAATGGAGCGATCATCATTGGTACTCTGGACGGGGCGAATATTGAAATCATGGAGGAAGTGGGTGAGGAGAATACATTCATCTTTGGATTAAAAACTCCGGAAGTGATGGCACTTCAGGCTCAGGGCTATAATCCAAGAGTGTATTACCAGGCTCATGAAGAACTTCAAAAAGCCCTGGAAATGATCAACACCGGTTATTTCAACCGGAATGATCCTCATTTATACAATGACATCTACAACTCGCTGGTATTTGATGATCAGTATCTGCTGTTGGCGGATTACGCGAGCTATATCGCCTGTCAGGAAAAAGTCTCTGAGACTTACAGTGATCAGGCAAAGTGGACGCGGATGTCGATTCTGAATACAGCCAATATGGGTAAATTTTCCAGTGATCGGACCATTGATGAATATGCAAAGGACATCTGGGATGTGAAACCTGTCAAAATTCGACCTGTTGGTCAGAAAATTCGTTAA
- a CDS encoding phosphoesterase — MLNLKNLKDHPIVVIYHGDCLDGFGAAWSVRQCFQDHPRISFHPAFHGNPPPDVDRNTIVIIVDFSFKRPILKKLCEQSSQVILVDHHVSALKDLEGLEQEHANLSTTFDMNRSGAVLSWNFFQKSSPPELLRYIQDKDLWLWELPKSREINTALRSYPMTFDAWTPFFSPQGIPQLIQEGTVLCRYIDQMIESFCRRSVMVEFAGYQVPMVNSPGNINSEVLHELGKGYPFALGFQDRGNMREWSMRSSKDGADVSLIAASFGGGGHKHAAGFSTSTPELPFLKFIS, encoded by the coding sequence ATGTTGAACCTGAAAAATTTGAAAGATCACCCCATTGTTGTTATTTATCATGGGGATTGCCTTGATGGCTTCGGGGCCGCATGGTCTGTCCGTCAGTGTTTTCAGGACCACCCACGTATCTCCTTTCATCCCGCGTTTCATGGAAACCCGCCTCCAGATGTTGACCGGAACACAATTGTCATTATTGTAGATTTTTCGTTCAAACGTCCCATCCTGAAAAAACTTTGTGAGCAATCCAGCCAAGTGATTCTGGTTGATCACCATGTGAGTGCGCTCAAAGATCTGGAAGGCCTTGAACAGGAACATGCCAATCTGAGTACCACCTTCGATATGAATCGATCAGGAGCGGTCCTTTCCTGGAATTTTTTCCAGAAATCCTCACCACCTGAATTGTTGCGCTATATTCAGGACAAGGATTTATGGCTTTGGGAACTGCCAAAATCCCGTGAAATCAATACGGCACTGCGCAGTTATCCCATGACTTTCGACGCATGGACTCCGTTTTTTTCTCCACAGGGAATTCCGCAACTGATTCAGGAAGGAACTGTTCTCTGCCGTTACATTGACCAGATGATTGAAAGCTTCTGTCGTCGGTCGGTGATGGTGGAATTTGCGGGTTATCAGGTGCCCATGGTCAACAGTCCCGGAAACATCAATAGCGAAGTGTTGCATGAACTGGGAAAAGGTTATCCCTTCGCCTTGGGATTTCAGGATAGGGGAAACATGCGGGAATGGTCGATGCGCTCCAGCAAGGATGGCGCTGATGTATCACTGATCGCGGCTTCTTTTGGTGGTGGCGGTCACAAACACGCGGCAGGATTTTCTACAAGCACTCCGGAACTGCCATTTTTGAAATTCATTTCCTGA
- a CDS encoding tetratricopeptide repeat protein: MFNKSTKADDSQIDELIKRGEGLIQGKLFDRAMVEFSKALELNPEKTMAKLKELFDQYKSSGNYDGVIAIGSNLMMKAPNDVELANLLGNAYRKIGNYNQAEKLYERCIKIDPKFTYAQYNLAATMSRADYVDQSAISAISEFESMKFFKLPDFTEGKNILTQIQKEINDAKGVPEEDPEEPTATSGKKDKNSKKEKETKLDPKEILQHVRDTIGIKTEEGLEILRYLGLFALHNNLYNAAWKIYTRLSFTNPKNENFKCFLALATGLRGHTETAIDKLVVLLGKNPYNRYATVNLGRLYALQGSMLLARKYYLHAKTLLEKSKGYYDMTQFRKQADQYYEEGSTKKALEMYEVILSEEESFSLLNKIISMKLTLSDIDGALETYGKAKSMNAKPEDLEKLTQKLVEFMNEKAADHMSNNRYAKAADVYEKSFEMMPTIPILEECIHAYELLKNDEKLRELRRKLQKLEEVEREKELLQSHYQKIKEGHNFEAHHLPYKAINSYEEALRLNPDKELLMKLVTLYKRTKQMGMIEDVTQRYNRLVEHRQRMEQYKLDAERRERNETEDEKLKGGN, from the coding sequence ATGTTCAATAAGTCCACAAAAGCCGATGATTCACAGATAGATGAGTTGATCAAGAGGGGCGAAGGCCTTATTCAGGGGAAACTGTTTGATCGTGCCATGGTGGAATTCTCCAAGGCGTTGGAATTGAACCCTGAGAAAACCATGGCGAAACTCAAGGAATTGTTTGATCAATACAAATCATCGGGCAATTATGACGGGGTGATCGCGATTGGATCCAATCTGATGATGAAAGCGCCGAACGATGTGGAACTCGCTAATTTGCTGGGCAACGCCTATCGCAAGATCGGCAATTACAATCAGGCAGAAAAATTGTATGAACGCTGTATCAAGATTGATCCGAAATTCACTTATGCCCAATACAATCTGGCCGCTACCATGTCGCGAGCGGATTATGTGGATCAATCCGCCATTTCAGCGATTTCAGAATTTGAATCCATGAAATTTTTCAAACTTCCTGATTTTACCGAGGGAAAAAACATATTGACCCAGATTCAGAAAGAAATTAATGACGCCAAAGGTGTCCCGGAGGAAGACCCCGAAGAACCTACCGCAACAAGTGGGAAAAAAGATAAAAACTCAAAGAAAGAAAAAGAAACCAAACTCGATCCCAAAGAGATTCTGCAACATGTTCGGGACACTATCGGCATTAAAACCGAGGAGGGCCTGGAAATTCTGAGGTACCTCGGTCTGTTTGCGCTCCACAATAATTTATACAATGCCGCCTGGAAAATTTATACACGGTTGAGTTTCACCAATCCCAAAAACGAAAATTTCAAATGTTTTCTGGCCCTGGCCACCGGGTTGCGTGGACACACCGAAACCGCCATCGACAAACTGGTGGTCCTGCTCGGAAAAAATCCCTACAATCGCTACGCCACTGTCAATCTTGGCCGGTTATATGCCTTGCAGGGATCCATGCTGTTAGCCAGAAAATATTATCTGCATGCCAAAACCCTGCTGGAAAAATCCAAAGGCTATTATGACATGACACAGTTCAGAAAACAGGCAGATCAATATTATGAGGAAGGTAGCACCAAAAAAGCTCTCGAAATGTATGAGGTGATTCTCTCCGAAGAGGAAAGCTTCAGCCTGCTGAATAAAATTATCAGTATGAAACTGACGTTGTCGGATATTGATGGTGCATTGGAAACTTACGGCAAGGCCAAAAGCATGAATGCCAAACCGGAGGATCTGGAAAAACTGACGCAGAAACTGGTGGAGTTCATGAACGAAAAAGCCGCTGACCACATGAGCAACAACCGGTATGCCAAGGCAGCGGATGTTTATGAAAAAAGCTTTGAAATGATGCCAACCATTCCCATTCTTGAAGAATGTATTCATGCCTATGAGTTGTTGAAGAATGATGAAAAACTGCGGGAATTACGCAGGAAACTCCAGAAACTGGAAGAAGTGGAACGGGAAAAAGAATTATTGCAGAGCCACTATCAGAAAATCAAGGAAGGCCATAATTTCGAAGCGCATCATCTCCCCTACAAAGCGATCAATTCCTATGAAGAGGCCTTGCGGTTGAATCCGGACAAGGAACTGCTGATGAAACTGGTCACGCTTTACAAACGCACCAAACAAATGGGAATGATTGAGGATGTGACTCAGCGTTACAACCGTCTGGTTGAACATAGACAACGGATGGAACAATACAAACTGGATGCGGAACGACGGGAACGCAATGAAACTGAGGATGAAAAGCTAAAAGGGGGGAACTGA
- a CDS encoding DUF445 domain-containing protein: protein MWQTFIEHPLLYLSMPFVSAFVGWGTNVLAIKMAFEPKEFIGKPPILGWQGVIPRMAEKFATMTVDTMSAKLLDMHELFSKFDAGRVTEIMEPYMLDIIEDMLNDVMMAEIPNVWEALPIAIKKQIYNAIKAEAPDSIHETMEDIKNNIEEVFDLRTMLITNLVKDIDVLCNIFERSASQEMKFIAKSGVYFGFPLGILQMFVWMHWQDWYLVPLFGALCGYVTNVLALHMIFEPKKPVKIGPFTMHGLFFRRQDEIAAEQGMLIAKEILNPERVIEGILKGPSSDRLFKLIHKNVKKAIDEYAGLAKPLMLATVGTERFIKIKNGVIEKIFERAQDIMKPLHAYTYEALDVENLVREKVKLLSPEDFESMIRPIFQEDEWIMTGGGAVLGIIVGFLQLGMFFF from the coding sequence ATGTGGCAAACGTTTATTGAACATCCCCTGTTATATTTGAGTATGCCCTTTGTCAGTGCGTTCGTGGGATGGGGAACGAATGTGCTGGCGATAAAAATGGCCTTTGAACCCAAGGAATTCATTGGAAAACCGCCTATTCTCGGGTGGCAGGGAGTGATTCCCCGTATGGCTGAAAAATTCGCGACGATGACCGTCGATACCATGAGTGCCAAGTTGCTGGACATGCATGAACTGTTTTCGAAGTTCGACGCGGGCCGTGTGACGGAAATCATGGAACCATACATGCTTGATATCATTGAGGACATGTTGAATGATGTCATGATGGCTGAAATTCCAAACGTTTGGGAAGCCCTGCCTATCGCTATCAAAAAACAAATTTATAACGCCATCAAGGCCGAGGCACCGGACAGTATTCATGAAACCATGGAAGACATCAAAAACAACATTGAAGAAGTGTTTGATCTCCGCACCATGCTCATCACCAACCTGGTCAAGGATATTGATGTTCTGTGTAACATTTTTGAACGTTCAGCCAGTCAGGAAATGAAGTTCATCGCCAAATCTGGAGTTTATTTCGGGTTTCCATTGGGTATTTTGCAGATGTTTGTGTGGATGCACTGGCAGGATTGGTATCTGGTTCCACTGTTTGGCGCCTTGTGTGGCTATGTCACCAATGTTCTGGCGTTGCATATGATTTTTGAACCCAAAAAACCAGTGAAGATTGGTCCGTTCACCATGCATGGACTGTTCTTCCGCAGGCAGGATGAGATTGCCGCGGAGCAGGGCATGTTGATCGCCAAAGAAATCCTCAATCCTGAACGCGTCATTGAAGGCATTCTGAAAGGTCCCTCTTCGGATCGTCTGTTCAAGTTGATCCATAAAAATGTAAAAAAAGCGATTGATGAATATGCGGGTCTGGCAAAACCGCTGATGTTGGCGACGGTTGGAACAGAACGCTTTATCAAAATCAAAAATGGTGTGATTGAAAAAATATTTGAACGGGCACAGGACATTATGAAACCACTACATGCCTATACCTATGAGGCACTGGACGTGGAAAATCTGGTACGGGAGAAAGTAAAATTATTATCCCCTGAAGATTTTGAGAGCATGATACGCCCCATTTTCCAGGAAGATGAATGGATCATGACCGGTGGCGGAGCTGTTCTGGGAATCATCGTGGGATTTTTACAGTTGGGCATGTTTTTCTTTTAA